The nucleotide sequence GGAGCACGTTGGGCATGCCGTCGTAGAATGACGGGAGGAAGACGATGTCCGATGCCGCGTAATACAGGGGCATGCTCTCCCGCTTCTGGAACGGCACGTGGCGCCAGGAAGCGCCGAGGCCGGCCGAAAGCTTTTCGGCCATGACGTCCGAGACGTTCCCCACGGTCAGCAGCACTGCCCTCTCCTGGAACCCGTAGGTGGTGAACAGGGCGAGGGCCATGTCAAGGCCCTTCTTGGACTTGAGATCTCCGAACATGGCGATTATCTTCTTCCCCTTTTGGCAGATCGTTTCGCGGAACTGTTCCGATCCGGCGGCGTCGGACCTGAGGAGGGTCCATTCGGAATTTTCAACGCTGTTGGGCGTGAATATGACCGGCTTCTCCCGCAGGGTCCTGATGCGGGCCGCCATTTCCGTCGAGACGGCGCCGACCAGGTCCGCGTTCCGGAGGATGGCGTGGGTGATCCACCCCCTCTTGAGATCATGGATGATCCTGTCAAAATCATTGCCGCGGTAGAGGATAAAGCTTTTTTCCTTTAACCATTTGGCCCAGAGCATGGCGTAGTAGCCGGCGTGGTTGCCGCCGAAGCCGACGATCACGGACCCGGACATGGCGTCGCGATGCTGCCAGAAGAGACGCTCGGGCTCCGCCTGATAACGGGCGCCGGAGGTCACGACCAGGCCGTTATCCGCCGCGCCGGAATAATCGCTCTCGGACAGGTGGAGGACCGTGACGGCATGACCTCGGTCCCTCAGGCCGTTGACGATCCTCTCCGACGACCGCGACATGCCCCCGGTGTCCGGGGGATGGTTCGCCGTGATCCAGAATATGTTCATCAGCTTTCCTGGAAGTCCTTCGACTCGACTTCCTCCTTGCCCGCCGCGTCCCGGCTCATGTTGTAATTGTCGTCAAAATAGGTGTAGTCATCATAGCCGTAGCGCCGGCCCGATCCGAAATAATAGGGATGGAAGGCGGCGGCCCCGTAGATCAGGCTCCGCCGCCGCGCCGTCCGGTAATCGGCGTCGCCGGCCGCGCCTTCCTGGTCCGGCACCTTGTTGACATAGCATTCCAGGCAGAGGGTGTTGTTCTCGTGGACTTTTCCATGGAGCCCGCAGACGGGCCTGTTGCACGAAGCGCACACGTATATGCTTTCCTTGCCGCAGTCCTGAAGGTTCAACAAGCCTACTTTATATTTGCATTTTGCCATGATATTCCTCCTACTTTGCCTGCGCCGGCTTCAGCGCGGTATAGAGCTGGGTCAGATTCGCCAGGACGTG is from Spirochaetota bacterium and encodes:
- a CDS encoding glycosyltransferase family 4 protein — its product is MNIFWITANHPPDTGGMSRSSERIVNGLRDRGHAVTVLHLSESDYSGAADNGLVVTSGARYQAEPERLFWQHRDAMSGSVIVGFGGNHAGYYAMLWAKWLKEKSFILYRGNDFDRIIHDLKRGWITHAILRNADLVGAVSTEMAARIRTLREKPVIFTPNSVENSEWTLLRSDAAGSEQFRETICQKGKKIIAMFGDLKSKKGLDMALALFTTYGFQERAVLLTVGNVSDVMAEKLSAGLGASWRHVPFQKRESMPLYYAASDIVFLPSFYDGMPNVLLEAMALGRIIVASRAGAFPDVVRDGANGFLFKTGDIADAARTLHGVLEMDGDAVRAMADAARDTIATRFNPRAEIEVIEMGINDYLN